CATCGCCTACGGCCCGCGCAAGCACGGCGAGCTCAAGACGGGCCTGCTCGCCCGGCTGCTCGGCCGCGATGACCAGGAAGAGGAAGACGAACTCGTCGAGCGGACGCTCAGGCAGGCCGCGCTGTGGGACGAGGTGAAGGACCGGCTGGACGACAACGCGCTGGGTCTGTCGGGCGGTCAGCAACAGCGGCTCTGCATCGCCCGAGCGCTGGCGACGGATCCGGACGTCCTCCTGATGGACGAGCCGGCCTCGGCGCTAGACCCCATCGCCACCTCGAAGATCGAGGATCTCATCGAGGAGCTGGCAGAGGACTACACCGTCGTCGTCGTCACCCACAACATGCAACAGGCCGCGCGCATCTCCGACCAGACCGCCGTATTCCTCACCGGCGGCCACCTCGTTGAGTACGGCGACACGGACAAGATCTTCGAGAACCCCGAGAGCGATCGCGTCGAGGACTACATCACCGGCAAGTTCGGATAGACCGGATGAGGACCGACTACGAGGCGGTCGTCTTCGACAACGACGGCGTCCTGATCGAGCCGACCGAGCAGGAACTGCTGGTCGACGCCGTCTGCGACACGTTCCGGGAGTTCCGGGTCGAGCCCGACCGCGAGTTCGCCCGCCGGACCGTCGAGGAGAGCCTCGTCCCCGAGGAGGACGTCCGCGAGCGCTACGGAATCGACCCGGAGGCGTTCTGGCGGCGCCGCGAGGCCAACGCCGCGACCGTCCAGCGCGGGGCGATCCGCACGGGCGAGAAGGGCCTCTACGACGACGTCGACGCCATCGCCGACCTGGAGGGGCCGCTCGGGCTGGTCAGCAACAACCAGCACGCTACGATCGAGTTCATCCTCGACCACCACGACCTCGCCGAGCACTTCGACGTGCTCTACGGCCGGGAGTGCTCGATCGCGGGCGCCCGCAAGAAGAAGCCCGAGTGCCACTACATCGAGCGCGCGCTGGCCGACCTGGGCGTCTCCGACGCCCTCTACGTCGGCGACAGCCCGAAGGACGTCGTGGCCGCCCACCGCGCGGGGATCGACGCGGCCTTCCTCCGGCGCGAGCACCGCACCGGCGTCGACCTGCCGGAGGAGCCCGACCACGAGTACGAGGGACTGCGGGAGCTCGTCGACGACCTGATCGACGCACTCGCCTGACGCACCGACGTGACCGCCCGACGAATCGACGGGATCACAGATGATCACCGCAGCACAGCCCACGAAACCGCCTGCGGGCGATTCCTGCCAGCAGGGAAAGCCTATTACGACAGACACACGCAGCCACGACTATGCCACGAGAATCGTACCAGGAAGGCCTGGACCAGCTCCGGGAAGACGTCCTCTACATGTCGGAGGTCGTTCTGGAGCGGCTCCGGCTGGGACTCGACGCGCTCGAACAGAAAGATCCCGAGACCGCCCAGGAGGTCATCGAGGGCGACCACGAGATCAACCAGCTGTACCTCGACCTGGAGCAGGACTGCATCGACCTGCTGGCGCTCCAGCAGCCCGTCGCCTCGGACCTGCGGTTCATCGCCGCCTCGTTCAAGATCATCACGGACCTCGAGCGGATCGCGGACCTGGCGACGAACCTCGCGGAGTACTCGGAGGGCGCCGAGCGCGACGTGTTCCCCGAGGTCGACATCCAGGGCGTCGCGGACGTCGTCACGGAGATGATCGAGACGGCGATGGACGCCTACGCCGACGAGGACGCCGACCTCTGTTACGCCATCGCCCAGCGCGACGACGAGGTCGACGTCCTCTGCGAGGAGGCCAGCGAGGCCGTCGTCCGCGAACTGATCGAGCACGAGGTCGAGGACGAGGCCAGCGAGTCGGAAGTCGAGCAGTTGATGAACGACGTCTCCCGGCTCCTGCTGACGATCCGGGACCTCGAGCGGGTCGGCGACCACGCCGTCAACATCGCGGCCCGGACGCTGTACATGGTCGAGAACGACGACGACCTGATCTACTGAGCGTTCTGAACGCGCGTCTCGCTCTCTCCCCCGCCCGCGTTCACGGCTCCTCGCCGCCCTCGAGTCCGCTCTCGGTGATCCGTAGCTGGACCGTCTCGCCGGCGGCCTTCGACCGGTGCTTCTCCAGCGTCGCCCGGCGGTTGCCGCCGCGGAACCGATCGATGCGGACGACGGCGCCCGACCAGTGGTTCAGCGTGTGTCCGCCCAGCGCACGCGTGCCGTCGCTCTCGGGGTCGCTGTACACCTGGTTGGTGAAGCAGACGGCGAGGTCGTGCTTGCGCGCCAGCGACAGCAGGTGCGTGATCTGCCGGGCGACGGCCCGCAGCGCCTCGCCCTCGTCGCCGCCGTCCCGCTCCAGCCGGTAGAAGCCGGTCGCGCTGTCGAGGACGATCAGGTCCACCTGCGAGGCCAGGTCGGCCGCGTCCTGGACGGCCTCGCGCTGCTGCTCGAAGTCCAGCGCCTCGGAGACGATAATCCGGCCGGCGACGTCCTCGACCGTCTCGTCGGTCCCGGCGACGCGGGCCTCGGCGATCTGTTCCATCCGGTCCGCCGACAGGCCCTCGGTGTCGACGTACAGCGCGGACTCGCCGCGCGCGGCGGTCTCGACGGCGGCGCTCAGCGCGACCGTGGTCTTGCCCGCGGCCGGCGGGCCGTACACCTGGGTGGCCGCGCCGCGTTCGAGTCCCCCGCCCAGCAGGTCATCGAGGGGGTCACAGCCGGTCGAGACGAAGTCGCTCACGACCGACTGTTGTGGGAGGTCGGATTAAACGGTGGTGGGTTTCGATCGAACGCGCCGCTCCAGCGCGTCGAGGACGACGCCGGGGTCCACGTCGTCGTCCGTCAGGTCGTCGACGGCGAACCGGAGATCCGGTCGCCGCCGCCGGTGACAGACGACGGCGTCGTCCGTCTGGGACACGCCGCTGATCGACGCCCACGGGATCAGCCGGCAGTACAGGGGTGACGCGACAACCAGGCCCGCGTCGGCCGCGCGGTAGGTCCGTTCCTGCCCGATGTGGACGCCGATTACGCCCGCGTAGAAGACCAGGAGGCCGCCGAACTCGACCGCAGTGACGCCGACGACAGCGCCGCCAAACCACCCCGTTCCGCCAAGGACCGTCGCGGTCCCTGCGGCGGCGAGGACGCGACTGCGGGCGGCGGTCGGCCAGCCGGCCGTCCACTCCGCGGTTACGGTCCCGTCCCCTACAATCGCCTCCACGTACCGCGACCTGGCGAGCGCCGCGACCGCGAGGCCGGCGAGGCAGCTGAACAGACCGAAGAACAACCCCAGTATCACGAACAGGTCGGGTGCGGCGACGAGTAGTGCGCCCGCGAGGCCGACGGCGGTCAGAGCGGGCAACCAGCGGAGGCGGCTCCCGCCGAACCGCGCGATCAGGCTCGGCCGGCGGCCGACCGTCCACCAGGCCCCCGCGACGGCGAGGACGACGATCCCGAGGAAAGCGACGTACCCGACGCCGCCGTCCAGTCGGGCGACCGCGTCCAGAGCGAGCAGCGCGGGGACCGTCAGCACCAGGCCCAGGTACAGCCCCGCGGCGACGCCGAAGACGGGGTCGGCACCGGCGTTCGCGCCGGTTCCAGTCCGGGCGGCCGTGGTGCTCATGGCCGAATCGTCTCATCGGGGAAACAAGTGTCTGTCCGTCACCGGGACGCCCGAGCGACCACACGCGTAAGTGCCGCCCGGCCCAAGACCACGCCAGTGATCGTCGTCGCGACGGAGGACTTCGAGGTGTACCACGGCGTGGTCCAGGAGTTGCGCGAGCGGGGGGTGACGTTCACGACCGTCGAGCCCGACGAGGACCTGCCGGACGAGGCCACTGTGGTCGTGACGGCCAGCGACGAGGAGTGGTCGCCGACGGGCGTCGAGGTGGTGCGCGCGGACCCGGGCGAGCCCCGCCCCGCCGTCGACGAGGTAGTCGCCGTCCTCCGCGGAGGCGGCGGCCGCACCGTCGTCGGCATCGACCCGGGCGAGCGGCCGGGCATCGCCGTGCTCTCCGGCGACGCCGTCGTCGCCGCGTTTCAGGTGCCCGAGGAGGAGGCCGCCGTCACGGTCCGTCGGGAGGTCGAGGACGCCGTCGACCCGCTGGTCCGGATCGGCGACGGCGCCCGCCTCGTCGGCGCCCGCATCGTCGACGAGATCGACGTTCCCGTGGAACTGGTCGACGAGACCGGGACGACGCCGTACCTGGGCTCGGGTGCCCGCGGCATGGGCGACGTGCTCGCCGCGGTCAACATCGCACGCATCGAGGGCGAGGAGATCGAGTCACGAGACGTCGAACCCACCCCCGGAGAGCTCACCCGGATCAAGGACCGCTCCCGGGAGGCGAGCGAGGGTAACCGCGCCATCGACGAGGAACTGGCCCGCCGTGTCGCGCTGGGCGAGCTGACGCTGGAGGAGGCGCTGGAGCGCCATCGCGGCGGCGACGACGACTGACCGTCAGATCGCCCGGCGAAGGAGGTCCAGAGCCGCCACGACGACGGCGGCAACTTACAGCATGATCAGTGGCCAACCGAGCGCGGCGGCCGCCTGCGACTCGGCGTAGACGGCGAACAGCAGGTCCATGCAGAGCGCGGCCACGACGGCGAGGGCGACGGCGACGGTCGGCGGGAGGGACCGGAGGGAGGCGGGAACGGTCATATCGGCGGCTACTCGCGGTCCCGATAAATCGTCACGGATACGCTCACCGTTCGACTGCCGCGTAGGGCTTCACTCCCGGTCGCGGGCGGTCGCCTCCGCGCGGCGCATCACCTCGCGGACGGGGAGGTCGGTCGCCGCTGCAACTGCCGCCGCGTCGTCGTACTCGGCGCTGACGTCGTAGACGTCGCCGTCCGCGTCGCTGGCCACCTTCACGGCCACGTCGTGGGGCTCGCCGTCGGCGGCGACGGTCACGGTCACGAGTTCTCGCTGCGCGATCCAGCGGTGACCGGCGCCGTGCTCGCGGACGCCGAGCGTCCCCGTCTCCTCGGCCAGCCGGCGGGCGACTCGCTCGACGTCGGCGGGCTTGCAGATGACCTTCACGAGGTGGCCGGGCCGGGACTTCTTCATCGTCGCCGGCAGGATCGAGACGTCCCGTGCGCCCGCGTCCGCCAGCGAGCGCTGGAGGTCGCCCAGCAGCTCCGGCGACGCGTCGTCGAGGTTCGTCTCCAGCACGGTGATCTCGTCGCGGACGAGCCCACCGCTGCCGTCCCCGACCATCGCTCGCAGTACGTTCGGACGCTCGGGGAAGTCGTAGCCGCCGGCACCGTAGCCCGAGGCCGCGACGTCCAGTTCGGGCAGCGCGTCGACGCCGTCGGCGACGTGGGCGAGGATGGCCGCGCCGGTCGGCGTCAGCAGCTCCGACTCGACGGGGCCACCCCGGAGCGACCAGTCGGCGCGCTCCGCGATCTCGACGACCGCCGGCGCCGGCACGGGGTAGGTCCCGTGGCTCATTTCGGCGGCGCCCTCGCCAGCGGCCAGCGGCGTGGTCACGACGCGTTCGACGTCGAGGTCGTCCAGCAGGAGGCAGGCCCCGACAACGTCGGCGATGGCGTCGTCGGCCCCCACCTCGTGGAAGTGCGTCTCCGCGAGGTCGGTGCCGTGGACCGCGGCCTCGGCCTCGCCGAGGATCTCGAAGACCGCCAGCGCGTCCGACTCGACGCCGTCCGAGAGGTCCATCCCGGCCACGATCTCTCTGACCTCCTCGTAGCTCCTGTGCGGGCCGTGGCCCTCCGCGTGCACGTGGCCGGAGTCGTCGTCAGCGTGGTCGTGGTCAGAGTGGTCGTGACCGTGGCCACTGTCCTCGTGATCATGGTCGTTGCCGTCGCCCTCGTGGTGATGGCCGTCGTGATCGTGACCGTGGCCGTCGCCCTCGTGATCGTGGTCGTGATCGTGACCGTCCGACTCGTCTCCGTCGCCCGGTTCTGACCCCTCGTCTGCCAGCAGCACGTCCACCGTCGTCGCGGCGATCCCGTTCTTCGTCGTCTCGCCGACCTCGTAGCGGACGGGCAGAGCCGCTTCGACGGGGGCCAGCGCGTTCCGGTCGGCGCCGACGGCGAGCAGGGCGGCCAGTAGCATGTCACCGCTGGCGCCCATACTGCCGTCGAGAGCGAGCGTTCGCATACTTCAACTGAGGCCGGCCGCCGACAAAAGCCCCACTCATGCGCGACGAGAGAGGATTGGCATCGACGAGTACGGGAGCCAGAAAGCCCCCGAGCGCTCGGCCCCTTTCATACTGCCGGCTGTAACATTTCGAAAGTACTCGCCACCACGGGGGTGGCGAGTATCTTTACGAACTTACAGCCGGCAGTATCAGTCCCACCCGATGCCGGCTGGTCAATCCAGGCTGGGTGGGACTTTCTGGCTGGTCTCTCCCACAGTCGCGTGAGTAAACATGATGACCCGAGAGCCCTCCTTGACGGCTCTCCGGGCTCGCACAGGAACTAGCGCCCGCGGACGACGTGGACGTCGAAGTCAGCGCCCTCGCCGTCGACGGGGACGACCACGCGGCCGTCGCCGGCGCCGCCGAGGAACACCACGTCGGCGTCGACCTCGCGGGCGACGCGGCGGACCGCCTCCGAGAGACCGCCGTCCGGCGCGTGGGCGCCGGAGTCCTCGAACCGGAGCTCGGCGTCGGCGGTGGCCTCCTCGATCTTCCGCTGAAGGTCGTCGGCGGCCGTCTCGACCGCGAAGTCCTCCGACGGATCGATCCACTGGCGGCGCTCGGCGTAGCTCTCGCCAGTCGGTACCAGCGTCGTCGCCACGACGTCGTGGTCCAGCGCCGCACCGTACGACACGGCGCGTTCCAGAGCGGCGGTCGTCTGCGGCGTTCCGTCGTACGGGACGAGGAATACCATACGAGTGGCTAACGAGTGGCGAGGATAAGAAACCTCCTCACGGCGGCGCGGGTCTTTCCCCGCCGAGGCGGCCGCCGACCTGTCACACGAATCGGTCAGTGTGGGTTGGTAGCTAGTCACATAAGTAACTGCCGGCCAGCGGTCCGACCGCCGGTAGCATAAAACATATCTCCGGCCATCACGGAACTGATTGTATCCCCGTACTATGAACGAGGTTCAACTCGAGGTGGCGAAGGCCTACCCCAACGACTCGGGGCGCGGCATCGCCCGTCTCGACCCGGACACGCTGTTGCATCTCAAGCTCTCGCCCGGCGACATCATCGAGATCGAGGGGAGCGACACGACCGCGGCCAAGGTGTGGCGCGCCGACCGCCAGGACTGGAACACCGACACCGTCCGCATCGACGGGTTCACCCGGCAGAACGCCGACGTGGGCATCGGCGAGCGCGTCGAGATCCGCAAGGCCGAGGCCGAGAAGGCCGACAAGCTCGTGCTGGCCCCGCCCGAGGAGGCGTCGGTCCAGTTCGGCTCCGACGCGGCCGGCATGGTCAAGCGCCAGATCCTCAAGCGCCCGGTCGTCGAGCGCGACATCGTGCCCGTGATGTCGAGCACCAACCACCCCTTCATGCGCTCGCCCGGCCAGGCGATCCCGCTGATCGCCGTCGAGACCGAGCCCGACGGGGTCTGCCTGATCACCGAAGACACCGAGGTGGAGCTCCGCGAGGAGCCGATCTCCGGCTTCGAGAAGACCGGCGGCGGCATCACCTACGAGGACATCGGCGGCCTCCAGAACGAGATCCAGCGGGTGCGCGAGATGGTCGAGCTGCCGATGAAGCACCCCCAGATCTTCAAGAAGCTCGGCATCGAGCCGCCCCAGGGGGTGCTCCTGCACGGGCCGCCCGGCACCGGCAAGACCCTGCTCGCGAAGGCCGTCGCCAACGAGACCTCTGCTAGCTTCTTCTCGATCGCGGGCCCGGAGATCATCTCGAAGTACTACGGTGAGTCCGAACAGCAGCTCCGGGAGATCTTCGAGGACGCCAGCGAGGAGGCGCCCTCGATCATCTTCATCGACGAACTCGACTCCATCGCACCGAAGCGGGAGGACGTCACGGGCGAGGTCGAGCGCCGCGTCGTCGCGCAGTTGCTGACGATGATGGACGGCCTCGAATCGCGGGGCCAGGTCATCGTCATCGCCGCGACCAACCGCGTCGACTCCGTCGACCCCGCGCTGCGCCGCCCCGGCCGCTTCGACCGCGAGATCGAGATCGGCGTCCCGGACGAGACCGGCCGCGAGGAAATCCTGCAGATCCACACCCGCGGCATGCCCCTCTCGGACGACGTCGCGCTCCCCGACCTCGCCGAGGACACCCACGGCTTCGTCGGCGCCGACATCGAGAGCCTCACCAAGGAGGCCGCGATGAAGGCCCTGCGGCGCTACCTCCCGGAGATCGACCTCGACGAGGAGGACATCCCGCCGAGCCTCATCGACCGGATGATCATCAAGCGCGAGGACTTCCGCGGCGCCCTCAACGAGGTGAGTCCGAGCGCCATGCGGGAGGTGCTGGTCGAGCTCCCGAAGATATCGTGGGACGACGTCGGCGGCCTCCAGGACGCCCAGAGCCAGATTCAGGAGTCCATCGAGTGGCCGATGAACCAGCCCGAGAAGTTCGAGCGCATGGGCATCAAACCTCCGTCGGGCGTCCTCCTGTACGGCCCGCCGGGCACGGGCAAGACGCTGATGGCCAAGGCCGTCGCCAACGAGACCGACGCCAACTTCATCTCGGTGCGCGGGCCCCAGCTCCTCTCGAAGTGGGTCGGCGAGTCCGAGAAAGCCATCCGCCAGACGTTCCGCAAGGCGAAGCAGGTCGCCCCCACGGTGATCTTCTTCGACGAGCTGGACTCGCTGGCGCCCGGCCGCGGCGGCGACGTCGGTAGCAACGTCTCCGAGCGCGTGGTCAACCAGCTGCTGACCGAACTCGACGGCCTCGAATCGATGGAGGACGTCATGGTCATCGGTGCGACCAACCGCCCGGACATCATCGACCCCGCGCTGATCCGTTCGGGCCGGTTCGACCGGATGGTCATGGTCGGCGAGCCCGACGTCGAGGGCCGCGAGCAGATCCTCAAGATCCACACCGGCGACACGCCGCTGTCGCCCGACGTCAGCCTCCGGGAACTCGCGGAGATGACCGGCGGCTACGTCGGCTCCGACCTCGAATCGATCGCCCGCGAGGCCGCCATCGAGGCGCTCCGCGAGGACGACGACGCCGAGGAAGTCGGCATGAAGCACTTCCGGCAGGCGCTGGACAGCGTCCGCCCGACCATCGACGAGGACATCCGCGACTACTACGAGCAGATGGCAGAGGAGTTCAAGGGCGGCGGCCCCGAACCCTCCAAGCAGGCCGGCGGCGGCCGCATCGGTTTCCAATAGGCTACCACCTTTTTGCTGTCGTTCGAGAGAGCGAAGCTCTCTCGTGATGACGAAAGACGCCTGCGGCGTCTTTCGAACCACGTCGGGTGTCCTCGCTCGCTTCGCTCGCTGCGGGCACCACGCCTTGGAAAAACGTGGGCGAAAAACATCTCGCGAGTTCCGGAGGCGCTCGCGAGTGAACCGCGCCTCGCTTCGCTCGGCGCGGATGCTTGACTTACTGAAATCGCTCGTCTAGCCGCGACAACACTTCCCACCACGGTCGGGAATCAGTGGTTGGGATGCCACGTCGTCACCGACACAGCAGATCCTAAACATTTAGCCACCACTTCCATCCGGTGTCGTGCCGAAGAAAAGCTCGCCGGGACGCGAGGCCCGGTATGACACCTGCACCCATCGACGTCCGCGACACTGTGAGGGGGTTTTTAACGAACCCCGAATTCGGGATGGCAGTCAGGCTAGAGCTCGCCGAGCTTCCGGAGGAGCTGTCCCCTGTACTCCTCGTCGGCCTGGACGCCCTTGATCTCGAGGACGTTGCGCTGGAGCTTGTCGAGCGCGACGCCGAAGGCGGACTCGGCGCCGTAGCCCTCGCCGGTGCCAGCGGCCTGACCCTTGGTCGTTCGCATCCGGATCTGGCACTGGATCAGCGGGGTGCCGCGGAGCTTCTCCCGGTGCTCGTGGAAGCGGACGTGGGCGTGCCGGACCTGCATGTCCTGGTACTTCTCGGCGACGCCGGCGATGCGCTCGCGGATGTCCTGGCGGGAGATGGTGTCCAGCAGGCTGATGTTGGTGATTTGAACGTCCATGGCCTCCTCCTGCGTAAAGGTGAGCGCGCGGAGGACGTCCGTCTTGGTCACGATGCCGGCCACTCGCGTGTCGTCGCTCTCGGGGGTCACCACCAGCCCGGCGAAGTCGTTCTCGAACATGCGCTCGACGGCGTTGCGCACCGACTCGTCGAGGGACGTGGTCTGGACGGGGCTGTTCATCACGTCGTAGATGGGGAGGTCCAGAATCCGGTCCTGCTCGCCGGCGCGGTCGCCGGTCGTGTTGCGCTGCATGTCCCTGACGGCCACGTCGACGATGTCGTGGGTGGTGACCATGCCGCTCAGGTCGCCCTCGTCGTCGAGGACGGGCAGTCGGGAGATGCCGTGCTCGCGCAGCAGGTTGATCGCCTGTCCCAGATCGGTGTCCTCGGTGATCGTGACGACGTCTTCGGTGTAGATGTCGGCGATCGTGATGGCGTCGAGGTTCTCGAGGACGGCGCGGAGGATGGCGTCGCCGCTGACGATCCCCCACAGGGAGTCGCCCTCGAAGACGGGGGCGACCTTCACGCCGCCCTCGACGAGGACGCGGGCGACCTCGCGGACGTCGTCGTGGCGCTCGACCTGCGGCGCCGACCGCATCATCGCCCCCGCCTTCGCGTCGTCAGCGACGTGTGACTGGACCAGCTGCTTCTCCGTGACGACGCCCGCGTACTCGCCGTCTTCGGTGATGACGATCCCCTTCGGGTTCTCGCGCTCGAAGACGGATCGGACCTTTCCCAGGCGGACGTCGGCATCGAGTTCGACGAAATCGGTGGTGGCGATGTCGGCTATATCCATCGTAATCCTCTATCGAGGAGTTCGACGCCTGTGATAATCAATGTTGGTTCCAGTTTTCACACGGCTGGAACGGAAACCGCGGCCGTCGTCAGCGACCGAGGAAGGCCTTTCATCGTCGGCGCCGAACGATCGGGCGTGGTCCCCGACATCACCGTCCTCGGCCCGTACACGTACCTCGCCACGGAGGTCGTCTGGGGCGCGGTGGCGCTGGCCCTGCTGGTCCGGGCCGACGCCCTCCGGAACGCCGCCCGGACGATCGTCGCTCTCTATCCGGTCGCGTACGTCTGGGACTGGTACACCCTCGAGGTCGGCGTGTTCGCCATCCCGATGCGGACCGGCGTCGAGTTTCTCGGCATCCCGATCGAGGAGCACATCTTCATGGTCGTGGTCCCGGCGCTCGTGATCGGGTTCCACGAGATGCTTCGGGCGGACGACGGGGTCGAGGGCGACGGCGACGTGGCGTGACTGTCCGGCGCAGCGCCCGGAGTGCGGCTGCATCGCGCGCAGTCGTCCCGTTGACATCTTCCTCCGGCTAAAGCCGGAGGAATACCAGGCATTGGGATAATAATAGATTGGTTTGATAACACTTACCGCTATCACCGACGAGAACGAACACGCAGTGATCCCGTGTGCCGAATCCGCGTTCGAGAGGGACCCACTTGCCTTCTGGCGGTTAATAGGAATATATATCTCTACTTCGAATGGGTACTCCCTCCGCCGGAAGCTATTAGTGGACCGACTGATTTGTGACAATTGAGTGAATAAAACCATGTCCGAAACCCCCACCCCTCACATCGAGCTCTACGTTCGATCTCTGCTCCCCGACGGCGCCCACGAGCGCCAGGAGGCCGTCGTCGAACGCCTGGAGCGCCTCGAGCGCGAGGACGCCGTCGCCGACTTCTCGGTGATCGTCTGGGGCAAGCAGATCGCCCGTGACTCCGCGGCCGCCCACACCGAGGAAGGCAGGTACATCCTCAACCGCGTCGCGGAGTTCAAGCAGTGGGCGCTTTCGAACAACGTCTCGCTGAAGTCGTTCTACCAGACCAAGGACGTCGAGTCCGAGGTGACGGGCGAGAGCTACACGACGATGGTCCTGCCGGTCATGGGCCTGGCCGAGTATCAGGACGGTGAACTCCAGCACGTCGCGCCCTGCTCGGACGGCGACGTCGTCCACACGATCATGGACCGCCTGGAGCGACTCGAAGCCGGCGAGCCCTCCGCCATCGAGGAGGAGTCCCGGGGCGCCACGGTCGTCTAGTTCACTCGGCGACGAACTCCTCGATCACTTTCTCCTCGGCGCGCTGCAGTCGGTACTGGACGGTCGAACGCGGTTCGCCGAGCAGATCGGCCAGTTCGGCCACCGTCGCCTCCCGGGGCGTCCGGTAGTAG
This genomic interval from Halomicrobium urmianum contains the following:
- the pstB gene encoding phosphate ABC transporter ATP-binding protein PstB; this translates as MSDNQFTAEPQSEPTADGVETTTEPGPGTDEVGDVEDAWTEYSFQGDPKLSVENLDVYYGDEHALHDVSIDIPEESVTALIGPSGCGKSTFLRCLNRMNDRINAARVDGSVELDGAEIYQDGVDLVELRKRVGMVFQAPNPFPKSIRDNIAYGPRKHGELKTGLLARLLGRDDQEEEDELVERTLRQAALWDEVKDRLDDNALGLSGGQQQRLCIARALATDPDVLLMDEPASALDPIATSKIEDLIEELAEDYTVVVVTHNMQQAARISDQTAVFLTGGHLVEYGDTDKIFENPESDRVEDYITGKFG
- a CDS encoding HAD family hydrolase, with the translated sequence MRTDYEAVVFDNDGVLIEPTEQELLVDAVCDTFREFRVEPDREFARRTVEESLVPEEDVRERYGIDPEAFWRRREANAATVQRGAIRTGEKGLYDDVDAIADLEGPLGLVSNNQHATIEFILDHHDLAEHFDVLYGRECSIAGARKKKPECHYIERALADLGVSDALYVGDSPKDVVAAHRAGIDAAFLRREHRTGVDLPEEPDHEYEGLRELVDDLIDALA
- the phoU gene encoding phosphate signaling complex protein PhoU — its product is MPRESYQEGLDQLREDVLYMSEVVLERLRLGLDALEQKDPETAQEVIEGDHEINQLYLDLEQDCIDLLALQQPVASDLRFIAASFKIITDLERIADLATNLAEYSEGAERDVFPEVDIQGVADVVTEMIETAMDAYADEDADLCYAIAQRDDEVDVLCEEASEAVVRELIEHEVEDEASESEVEQLMNDVSRLLLTIRDLERVGDHAVNIAARTLYMVENDDDLIY
- the radB gene encoding DNA repair and recombination protein RadB; this translates as MSDFVSTGCDPLDDLLGGGLERGAATQVYGPPAAGKTTVALSAAVETAARGESALYVDTEGLSADRMEQIAEARVAGTDETVEDVAGRIIVSEALDFEQQREAVQDAADLASQVDLIVLDSATGFYRLERDGGDEGEALRAVARQITHLLSLARKHDLAVCFTNQVYSDPESDGTRALGGHTLNHWSGAVVRIDRFRGGNRRATLEKHRSKAAGETVQLRITESGLEGGEEP
- the larC gene encoding nickel pincer cofactor biosynthesis protein LarC, coding for MRTLALDGSMGASGDMLLAALLAVGADRNALAPVEAALPVRYEVGETTKNGIAATTVDVLLADEGSEPGDGDESDGHDHDHDHEGDGHGHDHDGHHHEGDGNDHDHEDSGHGHDHSDHDHADDDSGHVHAEGHGPHRSYEEVREIVAGMDLSDGVESDALAVFEILGEAEAAVHGTDLAETHFHEVGADDAIADVVGACLLLDDLDVERVVTTPLAAGEGAAEMSHGTYPVPAPAVVEIAERADWSLRGGPVESELLTPTGAAILAHVADGVDALPELDVAASGYGAGGYDFPERPNVLRAMVGDGSGGLVRDEITVLETNLDDASPELLGDLQRSLADAGARDVSILPATMKKSRPGHLVKVICKPADVERVARRLAEETGTLGVREHGAGHRWIAQRELVTVTVAADGEPHDVAVKVASDADGDVYDVSAEYDDAAAVAAATDLPVREVMRRAEATARDRE
- a CDS encoding universal stress protein, with the translated sequence MVFLVPYDGTPQTTAALERAVSYGAALDHDVVATTLVPTGESYAERRQWIDPSEDFAVETAADDLQRKIEEATADAELRFEDSGAHAPDGGLSEAVRRVAREVDADVVFLGGAGDGRVVVPVDGEGADFDVHVVRGR
- a CDS encoding CDC48 family AAA ATPase, whose product is MNEVQLEVAKAYPNDSGRGIARLDPDTLLHLKLSPGDIIEIEGSDTTAAKVWRADRQDWNTDTVRIDGFTRQNADVGIGERVEIRKAEAEKADKLVLAPPEEASVQFGSDAAGMVKRQILKRPVVERDIVPVMSSTNHPFMRSPGQAIPLIAVETEPDGVCLITEDTEVELREEPISGFEKTGGGITYEDIGGLQNEIQRVREMVELPMKHPQIFKKLGIEPPQGVLLHGPPGTGKTLLAKAVANETSASFFSIAGPEIISKYYGESEQQLREIFEDASEEAPSIIFIDELDSIAPKREDVTGEVERRVVAQLLTMMDGLESRGQVIVIAATNRVDSVDPALRRPGRFDREIEIGVPDETGREEILQIHTRGMPLSDDVALPDLAEDTHGFVGADIESLTKEAAMKALRRYLPEIDLDEEDIPPSLIDRMIIKREDFRGALNEVSPSAMREVLVELPKISWDDVGGLQDAQSQIQESIEWPMNQPEKFERMGIKPPSGVLLYGPPGTGKTLMAKAVANETDANFISVRGPQLLSKWVGESEKAIRQTFRKAKQVAPTVIFFDELDSLAPGRGGDVGSNVSERVVNQLLTELDGLESMEDVMVIGATNRPDIIDPALIRSGRFDRMVMVGEPDVEGREQILKIHTGDTPLSPDVSLRELAEMTGGYVGSDLESIAREAAIEALREDDDAEEVGMKHFRQALDSVRPTIDEDIRDYYEQMAEEFKGGGPEPSKQAGGGRIGFQ
- a CDS encoding CBS domain-containing protein yields the protein MDIADIATTDFVELDADVRLGKVRSVFERENPKGIVITEDGEYAGVVTEKQLVQSHVADDAKAGAMMRSAPQVERHDDVREVARVLVEGGVKVAPVFEGDSLWGIVSGDAILRAVLENLDAITIADIYTEDVVTITEDTDLGQAINLLREHGISRLPVLDDEGDLSGMVTTHDIVDVAVRDMQRNTTGDRAGEQDRILDLPIYDVMNSPVQTTSLDESVRNAVERMFENDFAGLVVTPESDDTRVAGIVTKTDVLRALTFTQEEAMDVQITNISLLDTISRQDIRERIAGVAEKYQDMQVRHAHVRFHEHREKLRGTPLIQCQIRMRTTKGQAAGTGEGYGAESAFGVALDKLQRNVLEIKGVQADEEYRGQLLRKLGEL
- a CDS encoding lycopene cyclase domain-containing protein codes for the protein MVPDITVLGPYTYLATEVVWGAVALALLVRADALRNAARTIVALYPVAYVWDWYTLEVGVFAIPMRTGVEFLGIPIEEHIFMVVVPALVIGFHEMLRADDGVEGDGDVA
- a CDS encoding HTH domain-containing protein; its protein translation is MSETPTPHIELYVRSLLPDGAHERQEAVVERLERLEREDAVADFSVIVWGKQIARDSAAAHTEEGRYILNRVAEFKQWALSNNVSLKSFYQTKDVESEVTGESYTTMVLPVMGLAEYQDGELQHVAPCSDGDVVHTIMDRLERLEAGEPSAIEEESRGATVV